The following proteins are encoded in a genomic region of Hymenobacter siberiensis:
- a CDS encoding glycosyltransferase family 4 protein translates to MNTVLITAYAVNPYKGSEDGMGWNFILQAARFQKVVAVTRRNNGPHIVRYLAENPAVAAQAARVEFLYFDLPAWTRWWKKGPLLSLIYFYMWQLGLALWLRARRPAVDVVHNLNFHNDWTPSFLWLLGRPLVWGPIGHHPPIPASHLARYGAVAFCKDRLIGSLKHFFWHLDPFLWLTRRTAHRVLCMNSTAGHRLGRPASAFEIMPSVAIDLPATAGELNAGTTVKTGFTAMIAARMVPLKGFDMVVLAFARFYHALPAATRAEARLLLIGSGPEEGRLKELLAYNQLTDCVVIRPWLAREELLTLYQQASVFFFPSHEGAGMVVAEAMSYGVPVLCYENDGPGELTPAASTLKVPYRSFAANVEDFAAQLTRLHHSPLLQAAEADLARRHVAQHHTWERRGLQLHSVYQQVLAA, encoded by the coding sequence ATGAACACCGTATTAATCACCGCCTACGCCGTCAATCCCTACAAAGGCTCGGAAGACGGCATGGGCTGGAATTTCATCCTCCAGGCCGCCCGCTTCCAGAAAGTGGTGGCCGTGACGCGCCGCAACAACGGCCCGCACATTGTGCGCTACCTGGCCGAAAACCCCGCCGTGGCCGCCCAGGCCGCCCGCGTCGAGTTTCTCTACTTCGACCTGCCCGCCTGGACGCGCTGGTGGAAAAAAGGCCCGCTGCTCTCGCTAATCTACTTCTACATGTGGCAGCTGGGCCTGGCGCTGTGGCTGCGCGCCCGCCGCCCGGCCGTGGACGTGGTGCACAACCTCAACTTCCACAACGACTGGACGCCCAGCTTCCTCTGGCTGCTGGGCCGGCCGCTGGTGTGGGGCCCCATCGGGCACCACCCGCCCATTCCGGCCAGCCACTTGGCCCGCTACGGCGCGGTGGCCTTCTGCAAAGACCGCCTCATTGGCAGCCTGAAACATTTTTTCTGGCACCTCGACCCATTTTTGTGGCTGACGCGCCGCACCGCCCACCGCGTGCTGTGCATGAACTCGACCGCCGGCCACCGCCTGGGCCGCCCCGCTTCGGCTTTTGAAATCATGCCCTCGGTGGCCATTGACTTGCCGGCCACCGCAGGGGAGCTGAACGCCGGAACAACGGTCAAAACCGGCTTCACGGCCATGATTGCAGCCCGCATGGTGCCGCTCAAGGGCTTTGACATGGTGGTTCTGGCCTTCGCCAGATTCTACCACGCCCTGCCCGCCGCCACCCGCGCCGAGGCCCGGCTGCTGCTCATCGGCAGCGGCCCAGAAGAAGGCCGCCTGAAAGAGCTGCTCGCCTATAATCAGCTGACTGACTGCGTGGTAATCCGGCCCTGGCTGGCCCGCGAGGAGCTGCTCACGCTGTACCAGCAGGCGTCGGTGTTCTTTTTTCCCTCGCACGAGGGGGCCGGCATGGTGGTGGCCGAGGCCATGAGCTACGGCGTGCCCGTGCTCTGCTACGAGAACGACGGCCCCGGCGAGCTTACCCCGGCTGCCTCCACCCTCAAAGTGCCCTACCGCTCCTTCGCGGCCAATGTGGAGGACTTTGCCGCCCAGCTCACGCGCCTGCACCACTCCCC
- a CDS encoding acyltransferase produces MKSLLEKWVRRRNPHFALHPSVSTAVLLGFGFQTALSLLRGSQLWLRGRASGGAMLGQGVRFQYLGLIRFGKFLKTGDNVRFSGLGTDGLTLGDNVSIGAFSQVIVSTSLSEPGRFIRVGSRVGIGEFAYLGGGGGLSIDDDCIIGQYFSCHPENHRHAEFDTLIRLQGVVRQGISIGANCWIGSKVTVLDGVTIGAGCVVAAGAVVTRPVPAGCVVAGVPARIIAYREPAETAAAELINALA; encoded by the coding sequence ATGAAATCTCTCCTCGAAAAATGGGTGCGCCGGCGCAACCCGCACTTTGCCCTGCACCCCAGCGTGAGCACCGCCGTACTGCTGGGCTTCGGCTTCCAGACGGCCCTGAGCCTGCTGCGCGGCAGCCAACTGTGGCTGCGCGGCCGGGCATCGGGCGGGGCCATGCTGGGCCAGGGCGTCCGGTTTCAGTACCTGGGGCTCATTCGCTTTGGGAAGTTCCTGAAAACGGGCGATAACGTACGCTTCAGCGGCCTGGGTACTGATGGGCTGACACTGGGCGACAACGTGAGCATCGGCGCTTTCAGTCAGGTCATTGTCTCGACTTCGCTCAGCGAGCCGGGCCGGTTTATCCGGGTGGGCAGCCGGGTGGGCATCGGCGAGTTTGCCTACCTGGGCGGCGGCGGCGGCCTCAGCATCGACGACGACTGCATCATCGGCCAGTACTTCAGCTGCCACCCCGAAAACCACAGGCACGCCGAGTTCGACACGCTCATCCGCCTGCAGGGCGTGGTGCGCCAGGGCATCAGCATCGGGGCCAACTGCTGGATTGGCAGCAAAGTAACCGTACTCGACGGTGTGACCATTGGCGCAGGCTGCGTGGTGGCCGCCGGAGCCGTGGTCACGCGCCCGGTGCCGGCCGGCTGCGTGGTAGCGGGCGTGCCGGCCCGCATCATCGCCTACCGCGAACCAGCCGAAACCGCCGCCGCAGAATTAATCAACGCACTCGCATGA
- a CDS encoding nucleoside/nucleotide kinase family protein yields the protein MTHSLPVSDHTTNPADLPALLARLGYAPVATGGVRLRGCPNPDGSLRWLWPTTLRQPLFLELYNAASPKARLFSAFVQLVFFCRLQGVFFRRLPGRFAATGQQVWPRADFALFTGTPGPNRKAVCCYALAPGQLVFAKLPLGPVAAEKVQAETTTLLDLNQRGFTGFDLPRVLDYEPGHLLQSSVQVPGARRATRFGPAHASCLQELLATTGTRQPLAASNCWESIAGQVAELQELSETRVPFGLRTKLQHLLATLDPNQEISVGFAHGDFTPWNCWLGPEKLAIYDLELALPEASLLYDLFHFEVQQALLTTHRSAVDIRTQALTTAQLHFATVPAAELGVAWQLYLLHQVATGALLYHAQTAWHPQVSWLLNGWNALLTLELAPTMEHRQLAIFDLLDFVQLLTRPGVVLKPRAANAYYPAPSSDLDLLLEEADMEAGVHFLRHYPLAQSAVLRPAAHMQSVDCLFLDGSLLSVDLLHQLERMELRLLDTEAVLSQAERAVAGVPVPSLRDDFVYTWLFYWLNQSNLPLNHLRHFQQLAAGQQAALLAHLTAAYGLTFHSLAEASVYVPAKAEHLAFTLRQAPVNRRLHRWARGLRYLLSTAVEFGRPGGLIITFSGVDGAGKSTVIEHVKERLEKKWRKRVVVIRHRPSVLPIISAWKYGKQGAEARSVQNLPRQGQNYGLGSSLARFAYYYVDYVFGQAVIWLRHTRRGHVVLYDRYYFDFINDGRRSNIDLPVRLTQALYALVNKPRLNFFLYADPQEILRRKQELSASTITQLTQQYKILFGQLGARYRDSRYVPIENQDLDTTLALIGQYIQQEI from the coding sequence ATGACTCATTCGCTACCCGTTTCCGACCACACTACCAACCCGGCCGATTTGCCCGCGCTGCTGGCCCGCCTGGGCTACGCTCCGGTAGCCACTGGCGGGGTGCGCCTGCGGGGCTGCCCCAACCCCGACGGCAGCCTGCGCTGGCTGTGGCCCACCACCCTGCGGCAGCCCCTGTTCCTAGAGCTGTATAATGCGGCGTCGCCCAAGGCGCGGCTATTTAGCGCCTTCGTGCAGCTGGTGTTCTTCTGCCGGCTGCAGGGGGTGTTTTTTCGGCGTTTGCCGGGCCGGTTTGCGGCAACCGGCCAGCAGGTGTGGCCCCGGGCCGATTTCGCCTTGTTTACCGGCACGCCCGGCCCCAACCGCAAGGCGGTGTGCTGCTACGCATTAGCCCCCGGCCAGCTGGTGTTTGCCAAGCTGCCGCTGGGCCCCGTTGCGGCCGAAAAAGTGCAGGCCGAAACCACTACCCTGCTCGACCTGAACCAGCGCGGCTTCACCGGGTTCGACCTGCCCCGGGTGCTCGACTACGAGCCCGGCCATCTGCTGCAAAGCAGCGTGCAGGTGCCCGGCGCGCGGCGCGCCACGCGCTTCGGGCCGGCCCACGCCAGCTGCCTCCAGGAGCTGCTGGCCACCACGGGCACGCGGCAGCCCCTGGCCGCCAGCAACTGCTGGGAAAGCATTGCCGGGCAGGTAGCCGAGCTGCAGGAGCTGAGCGAAACGCGGGTGCCCTTCGGCTTGCGCACCAAACTCCAGCACCTGCTCGCAACCCTCGACCCCAACCAGGAAATCTCGGTCGGTTTTGCCCACGGCGACTTCACGCCCTGGAACTGCTGGCTGGGGCCCGAGAAGCTGGCCATCTACGACCTAGAGCTGGCCCTGCCCGAGGCCTCGCTGCTCTACGACCTGTTCCATTTTGAGGTGCAGCAGGCCCTGCTCACCACGCACCGGTCGGCGGTTGATATCCGGACACAGGCGCTGACCACGGCCCAGCTGCACTTTGCCACGGTGCCGGCGGCCGAGCTGGGCGTGGCATGGCAGCTGTATCTGCTGCACCAGGTGGCAACCGGAGCGCTGCTCTACCACGCCCAAACGGCCTGGCACCCGCAGGTGAGCTGGCTGCTGAACGGCTGGAATGCCCTGCTCACCCTGGAGCTGGCCCCCACGATGGAGCACCGCCAGCTGGCCATTTTCGACCTGCTCGACTTCGTGCAGCTGCTGACCCGGCCGGGCGTGGTGCTCAAGCCCCGCGCCGCCAACGCCTACTACCCCGCCCCATCTTCCGACCTCGACCTGCTGCTGGAGGAAGCCGATATGGAAGCGGGCGTGCACTTCCTGCGCCATTATCCGCTGGCGCAATCGGCGGTGCTGCGGCCGGCCGCGCACATGCAGTCCGTCGATTGCTTGTTCCTAGACGGCTCCCTGCTGTCCGTCGACTTGCTGCACCAGCTCGAGCGCATGGAGCTGCGCCTGCTCGATACCGAGGCTGTGCTGAGCCAGGCCGAGCGGGCCGTGGCCGGCGTGCCCGTACCCAGCCTGCGCGACGATTTTGTGTACACCTGGCTGTTTTACTGGCTCAACCAGAGCAACTTGCCGCTGAACCACTTGCGGCACTTCCAGCAGCTGGCCGCCGGGCAGCAGGCGGCGCTGCTGGCCCACCTCACCGCCGCCTACGGCCTCACCTTCCACAGCCTGGCCGAAGCCAGCGTGTACGTGCCGGCCAAGGCCGAGCATTTGGCCTTCACCTTGCGCCAGGCCCCGGTCAACCGCCGGCTCCACCGCTGGGCGCGCGGCCTGCGCTACCTGCTGAGCACGGCGGTGGAGTTTGGGCGGCCGGGCGGCCTCATCATCACCTTCAGCGGGGTCGATGGCGCGGGCAAGTCCACGGTGATTGAGCACGTGAAGGAGCGGCTCGAAAAGAAGTGGCGCAAGCGCGTGGTGGTCATCCGCCACCGTCCGTCGGTGCTGCCCATCATCAGCGCCTGGAAGTATGGCAAGCAGGGTGCCGAGGCGCGCAGCGTGCAGAACCTGCCCCGCCAGGGGCAGAACTACGGCCTGGGCTCTTCGCTGGCCCGCTTTGCCTACTACTATGTCGATTATGTTTTTGGCCAGGCCGTCATCTGGCTCAGGCACACCCGGCGCGGCCACGTCGTGCTCTACGACCGGTATTATTTCGACTTCATCAACGACGGCCGGCGCAGCAACATCGACCTGCCCGTCCGCCTCACACAGGCGCTCTACGCCCTCGTGAATAAGCCCCGGCTCAACTTCTTTCTCTACGCCGACCCGCAGGAGATTCTGCGCCGCAAGCAGGAGCTTTCGGCCAGCACCATCACCCAGCTCACGCAGCAGTACAAAATACTGTTTGGGCAACTTGGAGCCCGCTACCGCGACTCCCGCTATGTGCCCATCGAAAACCAGGATTTAGACACCACGCTGGCCCTGATTGGCCAGTACATCCAGCAGGAAATTTAA
- a CDS encoding Hpt domain-containing protein produces the protein MAAEIMPPAARPLYDFSGLGKLANNSAFVREMQSMFVNQVPGQIAQLKATIEGEDWVTIAYHAHSLKSTFGNLRIEPSTGLLKEMERIAFQHRDKLELLAILQVVATTTDVVVRLFEQELRLAA, from the coding sequence ATGGCTGCTGAAATAATGCCCCCGGCAGCGCGGCCGCTATATGATTTTTCCGGGCTGGGTAAGCTGGCTAATAACTCCGCGTTTGTGCGGGAAATGCAGTCGATGTTTGTGAACCAGGTGCCCGGGCAGATTGCGCAGCTCAAAGCTACTATCGAAGGTGAGGACTGGGTGACCATTGCCTACCATGCCCACAGCCTGAAATCCACCTTCGGCAACCTGCGCATCGAGCCCAGCACCGGCCTGCTGAAAGAGATGGAGCGCATTGCCTTCCAGCACCGCGACAAGTTGGAGCTGCTAGCCATTCTGCAGGTGGTGGCCACGACGACCGACGTGGTGGTGCGGCTTTTTGAACAGGAGCTGCGCCTGGCGGCCTGA
- a CDS encoding glycosyltransferase encodes MNQENIIMLCQQDWDLKLGTNARNLAREFARHNRVLYVNMPLDISALVLGFRRPAVRQRFRVLLGWAQGLTYVEPNVWLCTPDCLVLSINWLTSARLFSMGNKLNAWLLARSIRKAARTLGFDAPYLLQDGLIFQGTELRRLLKPRKFIYYLRDYMVTVPYFRRHGPAAEARLLQQADVVAANSAYLTDYAHQANPHSYDIGQGCVLALYQAETWHEVPADLAAVPLPRIGYTGFLTTVRLDLELLLALARKRPDYHLVLVGPEDADFRQSALHELPNVHFLGNKTPAQLPAYVQHFDVCINPQAVNDVTQGNYPLKIDEYLAMGRPVVATRTRTMEVFADYAYLAGNQYEWLAQLAQVLVAPDPGRAARGVALAQSHTWAASVAKLYAAVRAVSPAPAALVPALAPAR; translated from the coding sequence ATGAACCAGGAAAACATCATCATGCTGTGCCAGCAGGACTGGGACCTGAAGCTGGGGACCAACGCCCGCAACCTGGCCCGGGAGTTTGCCCGGCACAACAGGGTGCTATACGTAAATATGCCCCTGGATATCAGTGCATTGGTGTTAGGTTTTCGGCGGCCGGCGGTGCGCCAGCGCTTTCGGGTGCTGCTGGGTTGGGCCCAGGGGCTTACTTACGTCGAACCCAACGTGTGGCTGTGCACCCCCGATTGCCTGGTGCTGTCCATCAACTGGCTGACCTCGGCCCGCTTGTTTTCGATGGGGAATAAGCTGAACGCGTGGCTGCTGGCACGTAGCATTCGCAAAGCTGCCCGCACCCTGGGCTTCGATGCGCCCTACCTGTTGCAGGACGGCCTCATCTTCCAGGGCACCGAGTTGAGGCGGCTCCTCAAGCCTCGTAAGTTCATTTATTACCTGCGCGACTACATGGTGACGGTGCCGTATTTCCGGCGGCACGGGCCGGCGGCGGAGGCGCGGCTGTTGCAGCAGGCCGACGTGGTGGCGGCCAACTCGGCCTACCTGACCGACTACGCCCACCAGGCCAACCCGCACAGCTACGACATCGGTCAGGGCTGCGTGCTGGCCCTGTACCAGGCCGAAACCTGGCACGAAGTGCCCGCCGACCTGGCCGCCGTGCCGCTGCCCCGCATCGGCTACACCGGGTTTCTGACCACCGTGCGGCTCGACCTGGAATTGCTGCTGGCCCTGGCCCGCAAGCGCCCCGACTACCACTTGGTGCTGGTGGGCCCCGAGGACGCGGACTTCCGGCAAAGCGCCCTGCACGAGCTGCCCAACGTGCATTTTCTGGGCAATAAAACGCCCGCGCAGCTGCCGGCCTACGTGCAGCATTTCGATGTGTGCATCAATCCGCAGGCCGTGAACGACGTGACCCAGGGCAATTACCCGCTCAAAATTGACGAGTACCTGGCCATGGGCCGGCCCGTGGTGGCCACCCGCACCCGCACCATGGAAGTGTTTGCCGACTACGCCTACCTGGCGGGCAACCAGTACGAATGGCTGGCCCAGCTGGCGCAGGTGCTGGTAGCGCCCGACCCCGGGCGCGCCGCCCGTGGCGTGGCCCTGGCCCAAAGTCATACCTGGGCGGCCAGCGTGGCCAAGCTCTACGCCGCCGTGCGGGCCGTGAGCCCGGCCCCGGCGGCGCTGGTGCCGGCCCTGGCCCCGGCGCGCTAA
- a CDS encoding glycosyltransferase family 4 protein: MPRKIRVLETIRQGQIGGGETHVLDLVHALDKSQFEPVVLSFTPGPMIDRLMAMGVRTHVIHTERPFNVATWRRVKRLLREERIDLVHAHGTRAHSNTFWAAKQLGLPVIYTVHGWSFHLDQKPLVRKVYQLAEKLLMRQAGTTICVSESNRRDGLEFSDMRHAVVIKNGINLHRFNPSLRTYNVRAELGIAADVVLVGYIARMTAQKDPFTMLRAVAALPAGLNVKFLLVGNGDLKAGAQQLARELGIEAKVIFTDFRQDIPDVLQALDIYCLPSLWEGLPIGILEAMAMGKPVIASTIEATKEIVEHGVNGLLVPVKAPELLAAAIQRLVASQELRRTLGAHAYQTIQAGFTAEAMTRQVEQLYHQQVPRSTAAPRKLRHHPVAELAIEYQQ, from the coding sequence ATGCCACGCAAAATACGAGTACTGGAAACCATTCGGCAGGGGCAGATTGGGGGCGGCGAAACGCACGTCCTGGACTTGGTGCATGCCCTGGATAAGTCGCAGTTTGAGCCCGTGGTGCTCTCGTTCACGCCCGGCCCCATGATTGACCGGCTCATGGCCATGGGTGTCAGAACCCACGTCATCCACACCGAGCGGCCCTTCAACGTTGCCACCTGGCGGCGGGTAAAACGGCTGCTGCGCGAGGAGCGGATTGACCTGGTGCACGCACACGGTACGCGGGCGCATTCCAACACCTTTTGGGCCGCTAAGCAGCTGGGCCTGCCCGTTATCTACACGGTGCACGGCTGGTCGTTTCACCTCGACCAGAAGCCGCTGGTCCGCAAAGTCTATCAGCTGGCCGAAAAGCTGCTGATGCGGCAGGCCGGAACCACCATCTGCGTATCGGAAAGCAACCGGCGCGATGGTCTGGAATTCAGCGATATGCGCCACGCCGTGGTCATCAAAAATGGCATCAACCTGCACCGCTTCAACCCCAGCCTGCGTACCTACAACGTGCGCGCCGAGCTGGGCATTGCCGCCGACGTGGTGCTGGTGGGCTACATCGCCCGCATGACGGCGCAGAAGGACCCGTTCACCATGCTGCGGGCCGTGGCAGCCCTGCCGGCGGGCCTCAACGTGAAGTTTTTGCTGGTGGGCAACGGCGACCTGAAGGCCGGGGCGCAGCAGCTGGCCCGGGAGCTGGGCATTGAAGCGAAGGTCATTTTTACCGACTTCCGCCAGGACATTCCCGACGTGCTGCAGGCGCTGGATATCTACTGTTTGCCTTCGCTGTGGGAAGGCCTGCCCATTGGCATTCTGGAGGCGATGGCGATGGGTAAACCAGTTATTGCCAGCACTATTGAGGCCACCAAGGAAATTGTTGAGCACGGCGTGAACGGGCTGCTCGTGCCCGTTAAAGCGCCCGAGCTGCTGGCCGCTGCCATCCAGCGGCTGGTCGCCAGCCAGGAGCTGCGCCGCACGCTGGGCGCGCACGCCTACCAGACCATTCAGGCGGGCTTCACGGCCGAGGCCATGACCCGGCAGGTCGAGCAGCTCTACCACCAGCAGGTGCCGCGCAGCACGGCGGCACCCCGCAAACTGCGCCACCACCCGGTAGCGGAGCTGGCCATCGAATACCAGCAGTAA
- a CDS encoding response regulator transcription factor, which translates to MKKTLLVVDDEPTIQLILKRYFEDEYLVVPQPNGQAAMQWLDDGNDVDAIVADYEMPVMNGPAFIKRLRTSILHRHVPLIMLSGKEESSSKIQCLRHGADDYMVKPFNPEELALRLKNMMRKLSF; encoded by the coding sequence ATGAAAAAAACCTTACTGGTCGTCGACGACGAGCCTACTATCCAACTTATCCTGAAGCGCTACTTTGAGGATGAGTACTTGGTAGTGCCGCAGCCTAACGGCCAGGCCGCAATGCAATGGCTGGACGACGGCAACGACGTGGACGCCATTGTGGCCGACTACGAGATGCCCGTGATGAACGGCCCGGCCTTTATTAAGCGCCTGCGAACCAGTATTTTGCACCGGCACGTTCCCCTCATCATGCTTTCGGGCAAGGAAGAAAGTAGTAGCAAAATCCAGTGCCTGCGCCATGGGGCCGACGACTACATGGTGAAGCCCTTCAACCCCGAAGAGCTGGCCCTGCGCCTGAAAAACATGATGCGCAAGCTCAGCTTTTAA
- a CDS encoding sugar transferase, whose translation MTKALKTVVYLSADAAEAARFQQTYADDLAVLHIDSAARMVALCQQPERAFEAIIDVAPLTSRLGLELMRLLKKELAVACPIFWLANADLIPAARALLLGIAEVLPPNMARKELLARIYFVNRPAAPEAASQYAFRKTPGKRAFDIVCAATALVLLSPLLLVVAALVRLESKGPVFYFSYRVGTGYKVFKFWKFRSMRPDADQLLASMKNLNQYAAAPAAAPAAAPAGLCAACVLGGTGRCQSLLFNDTGTAICEKQYWLDKKVQGGAAFVKIANDPRITRVGHFIRNTSIDELPQLWNVLRGDMAIVGNRPLPLYEAEKLMTDQFAARFIAPAGITGLWQVMKRGKGGTMSEDERKGLDNEYAQHHSLRKDLEILLRTIPALFQKENV comes from the coding sequence ATGACCAAGGCCCTAAAAACCGTCGTTTACCTCTCGGCCGATGCTGCGGAAGCGGCTCGCTTTCAGCAGACCTACGCCGACGACCTGGCGGTGCTGCACATCGACAGCGCCGCCCGCATGGTAGCCCTGTGCCAGCAGCCCGAACGCGCTTTTGAGGCCATCATCGACGTCGCGCCCCTCACCTCCCGCCTGGGGCTGGAGCTGATGCGGCTGCTGAAAAAGGAGCTGGCCGTGGCGTGCCCCATTTTCTGGCTGGCCAACGCCGACCTGATTCCGGCCGCCCGGGCACTGCTGCTGGGCATTGCGGAGGTATTGCCCCCGAATATGGCCCGCAAGGAGCTGCTGGCGCGCATTTATTTCGTGAACCGGCCCGCCGCGCCCGAAGCGGCCAGCCAGTATGCCTTCCGCAAAACGCCGGGCAAGCGGGCCTTCGACATAGTGTGCGCCGCCACGGCGCTGGTGCTGCTTTCGCCACTGCTGCTGGTGGTGGCCGCGCTGGTGCGGCTCGAATCGAAGGGCCCGGTGTTTTACTTTTCGTACCGGGTGGGCACGGGTTATAAGGTGTTTAAATTCTGGAAGTTCCGCTCGATGCGCCCGGATGCCGACCAGCTGCTGGCCTCGATGAAAAACCTGAACCAGTACGCTGCGGCCCCGGCTGCGGCCCCGGCTGCGGCCCCGGCTGGGCTGTGCGCGGCCTGCGTGCTTGGCGGCACGGGCCGGTGCCAAAGCCTGCTCTTCAACGACACGGGCACGGCGATTTGCGAGAAGCAGTACTGGCTCGATAAAAAGGTGCAGGGCGGCGCGGCCTTCGTGAAAATTGCCAACGACCCACGCATTACCCGCGTGGGGCATTTCATCCGCAACACCAGCATTGACGAGCTGCCGCAGCTCTGGAACGTGCTGCGCGGCGATATGGCCATTGTGGGCAACCGTCCGCTGCCGCTGTATGAGGCCGAAAAGCTGATGACGGACCAGTTTGCGGCCCGGTTTATTGCGCCGGCGGGCATCACGGGCCTGTGGCAGGTGATGAAGCGCGGCAAGGGCGGCACAATGTCGGAAGACGAGCGTAAAGGCCTTGATAATGAGTATGCCCAGCATCATTCGTTGCGCAAAGACCTGGAGATTCTACTGCGCACCATTCCGGCGCTGTTCCAAAAGGAGAACGTGTGA
- a CDS encoding TolC family protein — protein sequence MKVLVLLLLGLLGLVLPGLGQAAAPLPEAWQATFFEAPAVALPLLVAAAVQHSAALEAIKTDQRITHEDLQMARKAILSSIILSNNFGYGNIASVTVADQSLLPNVGTTSSHTHYSTAINLNLPLDRLLSRRNQINRQQLQCQKLEHLQQAQEDGLRQSIIELYQTVLLDRKVLALRQQAYYSAQVNYQLAEKQFKAGEMLLGEVSQLNDRYINAAIEQQNAHSRYETAFMVLEEFVGGKISVLMTAAAK from the coding sequence ATGAAGGTACTCGTGCTGCTGTTGCTGGGCCTGCTGGGGCTGGTGCTGCCGGGCCTGGGCCAGGCAGCCGCACCACTGCCGGAGGCGTGGCAAGCCACTTTTTTTGAGGCTCCGGCGGTGGCGCTGCCGCTGCTGGTGGCGGCAGCCGTGCAGCACTCGGCCGCGCTCGAAGCCATCAAAACCGACCAGCGCATTACGCACGAAGACCTGCAAATGGCCCGCAAGGCCATTCTGAGCAGTATTATACTCTCAAATAATTTCGGCTACGGCAACATTGCCAGCGTGACCGTGGCCGACCAAAGCCTGCTGCCCAATGTCGGCACCACTTCGTCGCATACGCACTATTCCACGGCCATCAACCTGAACCTGCCGCTGGACCGGCTCCTGAGCCGGCGCAACCAGATAAACCGGCAGCAGCTGCAATGCCAGAAGCTGGAGCACTTGCAGCAGGCCCAGGAAGACGGCCTGCGCCAGTCCATCATTGAGCTGTACCAGACCGTGCTGCTCGACCGCAAAGTGCTGGCCCTGCGCCAGCAGGCCTACTACTCGGCCCAGGTAAACTATCAGCTGGCCGAGAAGCAGTTCAAAGCCGGCGAAATGCTGCTTGGCGAGGTGTCGCAGCTGAATGACCGATACATCAACGCCGCCATCGAGCAGCAAAATGCTCACAGCCGGTACGAAACTGCCTTCATGGTCCTCGAAGAATTCGTCGGCGGCAAAATCTCCGTCCTGATGACCGCCGCCGCTAAATGA